The Phocoena sinus isolate mPhoSin1 chromosome 12, mPhoSin1.pri, whole genome shotgun sequence genome includes a window with the following:
- the LOC116763572 gene encoding LOW QUALITY PROTEIN: porphobilinogen deaminase-like (The sequence of the model RefSeq protein was modified relative to this genomic sequence to represent the inferred CDS: inserted 1 base in 1 codon), with product MRVIRVGTRKSQLARIQMDSVVAMLKALYPGLQFEIIAVSTTGDKILDTALSKIGEXTKELEHALERNEVDLVVHSLKDLAPCREQPQLQRKFPHLEFKSIRGNLNTRPWKLDELQEFSAIILAAAVLQCMGWQSQVGQILHPEECRLGALGVEVQAKDQDVLDLVGVLHDPETLLHCIAEQAFLRHLEGGCSVPVAKHTAMKDGQLYLTGGVWSLNGTGNMQETMQATIHVPAQHEDGLEDDPQLVGITAQNIPQQAQLAAESLGISLATLLLNKGAKNILDVARQLNDAH from the exons ATGAGAGTGATTCGCGTGGGTACCCGCAAGAGCCAGCTGGCCCGCATACAGATGGACAGTGTGGTGGCAATGCTGAAAGCCTTATACCCAGGCCTGCAGTTTGAAATCATTGCTGTGTCCACCACAGGGGACAAGATTCTTGATACAGCTCTCTCTAAGATTGGAG TTACCAAGGAGCTGGAACACGCACTGGAGAGGAATGAAGTGGACCTGGTCGTTCACTCCCTGAAGGACCTAGCTCCCTGCAGAGAGCAGCCCCAGCTGCAGAGAAAGTTCCCACATCTGGAGTTCAAGAGTATTCGGGGAAACCTCAACACACGGCCTTGGAAGTTGGATGAGCTGCAGGAGTTCAGTGCCATCATCCTGGCTGCAGCTGTCCTGCAGTGCATGGGCTGGCAGAGCCAGGTGGGACAGATCCTGCACCCTGAGGAGTGCAGGTTGGGGGCTCTAGGAGTGGAAGTTCAAGCCAAGGACCAGGACGTCTTGGATCTGGTGGGTGTGTTGCATGATCCTGAGACTCTGCTTCACTGCATTGCTGAACAGGCCTTCCTGAGGCACCTGGAAGGAGGCTGCAGTGTGCCAGTGGCAAAGCATACAGCTATGAAGGATGGGCAACTCTACCTGACTGGAGGAGTCTGGAGTCTGAATGGCACAGGTAACATGCAAGAGACCATGCAGGCCACCATCCATGTCCCTGCCCAGCATGAAGATGGCCTTGAGGATGATCCACAGCTGGTGGGCATCACTGCCCAGAACATTCCACAACAAGCCCAGCTGGCTGCTGAGAGCCTGGGCATCAGCCTGGCCACCTTGCTGCtgaacaaaggagccaagaacatcTTGGATGTTGCACGGCAGCTCAATGATGCCCACTAA